The sequence TCGCGATCGCAATACAGTTTGAAATACCACTGATAGGTTTTATTAGTTTTTAAAGCATAACTATTATCCGAAGCAAGACTAACACCGACAATTCCTTTACCCTTCTCCATGGAAAATTCAGTTTTATACACATTATTATCAGCTTCATCTTGCAAGATAAATTCTCCTCTGGGTATCTTGCTTGATTCATAAGGAACAAAAAACCAGAATGTGGGATTTGCTTCCACAACTTTACCGACTTTGTTTTCTGGGATTAAAGCAGTCAGCGGCATATCTGTTGCAGGACAATCATTACGACTACCCATTGCTCTTCTTCGGGTAGGTCTTCCTCTTCCATCACCCCTTGGTTGCTTTTTCTTAACTTTTGCTGGCTTCTTGGGAGGGTTTTTACTAATTTGTGTTTCTGTGCGCGCAGTTACTGGTCGATCTAAACTGACAAAACTGGCAAGCGTTAATAACAAAATCAAGCTAAATCTAATTTGGTTTGATATTTTACTTTTCATATAGATAATTATCCTTCCCTGGCGAGCAATATTTGCATTTATTAAAAAAACAATAATACATCAATTTATTTTTGTTTAATCATTTCAGGTCACAGGTCAAAGTGTTTGCAATATTCATAGAATTTAATTATGTAAATAAATGTAATCTAAGTATAATCAAGCACGACGTATTAAAAGTTACGAGTTACCGTAATATTGAAGGGTTAAGTTAGGCTTACTAAGCCCACTTCCATGGACTATAAAGTTTTCTCATTTGCTTCGGCAGGTTCTATTTCCCTTCCTCAGTAAACCTTGCAAAAACATGAATTTTTAAATCTTCAACTACAAAACTGCATAAGCTAAATTGAACGGCAACTAGTTAAAAGTGTAAGGAGGAAAGAGAACTTCTTCACCTTCTACAAATTGATTTTGATTTAACTGCTTGCTGTGAATCTCTTAACTCTCAGATTGAGAAATTTATTCAAGTTAGCTTCAGAGAATGGGTGGAAAAGTATTATGTTTTACCTCAAAATACCGGCAACCTAATCCCCCTACCCTACAAGGAAATGGGGATTTTAAGCCTCTCTCCTCGTAGGAGAGAGGTATGGAGAGAGGTTTTTGGTATATTTGTAGACTTTCCAAACATCCTTTAAGAGAATGTTTGGAAAGTTATAAATAAAACCACGAATCTTTAGATCCCCCTAAATCCCCCTTAAAAAGGGGGACTTTAACCCCCCTTTAAAAAGGGGGGAAGGGGGGATAATCCGAGACTTAGGATAAAAACTATACTTTTCAAACATCCTCTAAGAGAAAAAATCAAAAATTATTCTACCAACCTAACAATCAACTAATTAGGAGAAATAATCATGAGCGATGTAACATTAAAACAGTTACAAGATGAATTTACTTCGGTACTAAGCGAAGCATTGAATAGTCCTAAACTAAAGGAGTTTCTGGAAAAGTATGGTATCGAAGATGAAGCGTTACAGATTAACAGCAGTCTTGATATAAATAGAATGAAGAATATGCAAGTTCTAGATGCCAAATCGCAAGCTAACGATGATGCGGAAGCAGCTTTAGCAAATCAAATCACACTTACTTGTTGTACTTGTGGGTTCGGTGTCTGCTGTCCTTGTAGTTGATAAAAATAAACTTATCTTAGAAATGGATAACTGATGGCTTAGCCTCATCTTATTTAAATAGTACAATAGCACTTACATCCTCGACTTTTGAATAGAAGTCGGGGATATTATTTTTGATATAGAAGGTAGAAGGTAGGTTGGGTTGAGGAACGAAACCCAACACCCTGGAGGATTGGATACGCACCCCAATACTGCTCGGTTAAGAGGAGATCCTCCCTAACCCTCCTTAAAAAGGAGGGAACTTAGCCCCCAATTTAGAAGGTAGGTTGGGTTGAGGAACGAAACCCAACACCAGCGTTGAGTTATGTCCTATCGGACACGCTTCGCTAACACGACCTTCAACCCAACCTACGTCTGTAAATATTTTTGTCTAGCTACTTACACAGGAATGGCCGCAATTGTCACAATGCCCATTTGGTGCGTGACACTGAAAACATTGTTACTACGTTCACAGTTACTCAAAGTGTCACAGCACCCTACAAGAAAAATGTGCCGGTTGCGTAAGTCCTATTACATTTATTTGTGCTGAATTAATTACCAAAAATTAAGTTATATAAAGAATTGTAAAATAAAATTGCAATAAATAAGATTTAGGTAATTATTCATACTAAATTACCCCTGTTGGCAATCAAAGTTTAGGTAAATCACAAATGAAAAGCAGTGTAAAGCCTAGAAATATCCTTAAACTATTGACATTAGTAACAGTAATAGGAACTACTCTAGGAACCAGTTCATCACTTAATCGTAATGTATATGCTTTTGAAAAGAGTCCTATTGATTCAAGTAGCAAGCCTATCGCTGCAAATTCGGGGATAACTTCACAAGCAGAAACAGTTATGGCTAATGCAACTGCACAAAACCTAAAGAATCAAGCACGACAACAGTTGCAAAATGAATGTACTTCGGTATCAAGTGAAGCATTGAATAGTCGTAAACTAACCGAGTTTCTGGCAAAGTATGCTCTGGGAGATGAAGCGTTACAAATTAACAGCAGTATTGATATAAATAGAATGAAGAATACGCAAATTCTAGATGCCAAATCGCTAGCTAACGATGATTCGGAAGCAGCTTTAACAGATAAAATCAAACTTATTTGTTGTTTCTGTGGTTCAGGGGTCTGCTGTCCTTGTATTTGATAAAAATATACTTATCTTAGAAATGGATAACTGATGGCTTAGCCTCATCTTATTTAAATAGTACAATAGCACTTACATCCTCGACTTTTGAATAGAAGTCGGGGATATTATTTTTGATATAGAAGGTAGAAGGTAGGTTGGGTTGAGGAACGAAACCCAACAACCTGGCGGATTGGATACTCTTCGAGAAAACTCCGCTTACATTCCAAGGCGGTGTTGAAAATGATGCAAGATTTGAGTTAATAAATGGTATTTTTTTTACAGAGGTGGAGTTAAGGGTAAAGGCATGAAGATTTCATGGGAAAAATTAAAAAAACTAGCAGTTGCAACAGTTACGATCGCAGCATTCTACCCAAACTCTGCTAGTGCCCAAATTGTTAAAGATGCAACTCTACCTAATAATTCCAGCATCAAAACACGGGATAATATCAAAGTTATTACAGGTGGAACGGAAGCGGGAAGTAATCTATTCCATAGTTTTGAGCAGTTTTCCGTACCCACTAACACAACAGCATACTTTGACAACGCTGCAAATATTCAAAATATTATTACCCGCATCACCGGCAAATCTATTTCTAATATTGATGGCATACTTCGCGCTAACGGTACTGCAAATTTATTTTTAATTAATCCCAATGGAATTGTTTTTGGTGAAAATGCTGCTTTAGATATTGGTGGTTCGTTTTTAGCAACAACTGCAAGTAGCATCAACTTCGCCGATGGGACAAAGTTTAGCGCCACGCAACCCCAAACTGCACCTTTATTAACTATAAACGTTCCTACAGGTTTACAATTCGGCCCAACAGCCGCACCTATCCGCAATCAATCCCAAGCTTCTCAAAATGATGCAACAAATTCATCTGTACGAACCGTTGGTTTACAAGTACCTACAGGTAAAACTTTAGCGTTAATCGGCGGCGATGTTAATTTAGAAGGTGGCAATTTAACCGCAGACTCAGGTCGAATTGAACTAGGAAGCGTTGCTAATAATAGTTTAGTCAGTCTCACCTCAATCGATAAAGGTTGGGCTTTGGGGTATGAAAGTGTGGAAAGTTTTCAAAATATTCAAATAATTGGGCGAAATATTGATGAAGATATCATTGTAGATGTAAGTGGCGAAGATGGTGGTGGTAGTATTCGAGTCCAAGGTAATTCAGTGAATTTAATTGGTGAAAGGGTACGTTTACGCAGTGTAACGAAAGGTGCAAAAAATGCTGGAGACTTAACGATTAATGCCAGAAAATTAATTGTTCGAGATGGGGCACAAATAATTAGTTCTACTGATGGTAGCGGTGCGGGTGGAAATTTAATAATCAATGCTTCTGAATCAGTAGAAATCATTGGTGGCTTTAATACAACAAGCGATAGAAATTTTCCTAGTGGCTTGTTTAGTTTTGCTGGCGGTTCTGGAACAGCAGGTAATATTATCATTAATACTCTTGCGTTCTCAATCAAAGATGGAGCAGTGATATCCGCTGAATCTAGTGGTCTAAAACAAA comes from Rivularia sp. PCC 7116 and encodes:
- a CDS encoding DUF928 domain-containing protein; protein product: MKSKISNQIRFSLILLLTLASFVSLDRPVTARTETQISKNPPKKPAKVKKKQPRGDGRGRPTRRRAMGSRNDCPATDMPLTALIPENKVGKVVEANPTFWFFVPYESSKIPRGEFILQDEADNNVYKTEFSMEKGKGIVGVSLASDNSYALKTNKTYQWYFKLYCDRDKSSIPIYVHGWVQRVALQPQQQTQLNRFTPSQRIAFYAQNGIWYSALTESAKLRLSNFQNKDLAKDWMQLLRNVGLQDISNKPIVGNIN
- a CDS encoding filamentous hemagglutinin N-terminal domain-containing protein translates to MKISWEKLKKLAVATVTIAAFYPNSASAQIVKDATLPNNSSIKTRDNIKVITGGTEAGSNLFHSFEQFSVPTNTTAYFDNAANIQNIITRITGKSISNIDGILRANGTANLFLINPNGIVFGENAALDIGGSFLATTASSINFADGTKFSATQPQTAPLLTINVPTGLQFGPTAAPIRNQSQASQNDATNSSVRTVGLQVPTGKTLALIGGDVNLEGGNLTADSGRIELGSVANNSLVSLTSIDKGWALGYESVESFQNIQIIGRNIDEDIIVDVSGEDGGGSIRVQGNSVNLIGERVRLRSVTKGAKNAGDLTINARKLIVRDGAQIISSTDGSGAGGNLIINASESVEIIGGFNTTSDRNFPSGLFSFAGGSGTAGNIIINTLAFSIKDGAVISAESSGLKQNSQFLRATGEGGNITVNANESVELVGSSASFPSSLRASTTGVANAGKITISTKQLIVRDGAEISVSRQPPQVPPTFTVIGDTTNLGNAGELKITADSILLDNQGKLISETESADGGNINLQLKDLLLLRRNSQISTNAGKAGLDGDGGNIDIDIPNGFIVAVPEENSDITANAFTGAGGRVDINATGILGIQPRSRDELIEVLATNEANELNPQKLLTSDITAISQQNPNLNGELNILAQDVQPTKEVVEMPEMPTDIKVSQVCRFRRGNQSEFVFTRRGGLPPLPSEVLKSDSALGVDWIEGRGGDEERGRGGEGERGKMVRQNPIVEATGWVEDKNGDIYFVAGKGDVRGNGFRGVGC